One window of the Rhodohalobacter sp. SW132 genome contains the following:
- a CDS encoding glucose-1-phosphate adenylyltransferase — MKSSTIAIILGGGRGTRLHPLTGHRSKPAVPVAGKYRLVDIPISNCLNSDIRKIYVLTQFNSASLNRHIKNTYNFDLFSHGFVDILAAEQTPKSQNWFQGTADAVRQSIHHMSNHDYEHVLVLSGDQLYQMDFRKVMDHHKEQGADLTVATIPVTGDDATGFGIMKTNKEGMIDSFVEKPSHDELSEWKSRTSPELKEKGKEYLASMGIYVFNKEVMKRLFNENPDATDFGKEIIPKAIKEGTKVSSYSFDGYWTDIGTIKSFFEANLELTDTLPAFNLYDDEQQIYTRARLLPASKLAGTNLERVIVSEGCIIEASRIERSVVGIRSRIGKGTSIEESIIMGNDYFTTREDLANRSTDRPLMGIGERCFLSKTIVDKNVRIGDDVKIVGGSHLEDGKFDNYYVVDGIVIIPKGKVIPDGFKLG, encoded by the coding sequence ATGAAATCATCTACAATTGCGATTATTCTGGGCGGGGGTAGGGGAACTCGTCTGCATCCGTTAACCGGTCACCGAAGTAAACCTGCCGTTCCTGTAGCTGGAAAATACAGGCTGGTTGATATTCCCATCTCCAACTGCCTGAATTCCGATATTCGCAAAATTTATGTTCTCACTCAGTTTAATTCTGCTTCCTTAAACAGGCACATCAAAAACACCTATAATTTTGATCTGTTCAGCCACGGTTTTGTTGATATTCTCGCTGCCGAACAGACACCTAAAAGCCAGAATTGGTTTCAGGGGACTGCAGACGCTGTCCGACAGTCGATCCACCACATGTCTAATCACGATTATGAGCATGTATTGGTTTTATCGGGTGATCAGCTCTACCAGATGGATTTTCGTAAGGTGATGGATCATCATAAAGAACAGGGAGCGGATCTTACCGTTGCTACAATACCGGTTACTGGCGATGATGCCACCGGCTTTGGAATCATGAAAACGAACAAGGAGGGAATGATCGACAGTTTTGTTGAAAAACCTTCTCACGATGAACTCTCAGAATGGAAAAGCAGAACCTCCCCGGAACTGAAAGAGAAAGGGAAAGAGTATCTGGCCTCAATGGGGATTTATGTTTTCAATAAAGAGGTAATGAAGAGGCTCTTCAATGAAAATCCCGATGCTACTGATTTTGGAAAAGAGATCATCCCCAAAGCGATCAAAGAAGGCACAAAAGTGTCGAGCTACTCGTTTGATGGATACTGGACAGATATCGGTACAATCAAATCATTTTTTGAGGCGAACCTGGAGCTTACCGATACACTTCCAGCATTTAACCTCTATGATGATGAACAGCAAATTTACACCCGTGCACGCCTTTTGCCGGCATCCAAGCTCGCAGGCACCAACCTCGAGCGTGTGATTGTTTCTGAGGGATGTATCATCGAAGCGAGCCGGATCGAACGTTCCGTGGTTGGAATTCGATCAAGGATTGGCAAGGGTACCAGCATCGAGGAGTCAATTATTATGGGTAATGATTATTTTACTACCCGCGAAGATCTGGCAAACCGCTCTACAGACCGTCCCCTAATGGGAATCGGAGAACGATGTTTTCTCAGCAAAACGATTGTCGACAAAAATGTGAGAATCGGTGACGATGTGAAAATCGTCGGCGGCTCCCATCTCGAAGACGGTAAATTTGACAACTATTATGTAGTGGATGGAATTGTAATTATCCCGAAAGGAAAAGTTATTCCAGACGGATTTAAACTCGGATAA
- a CDS encoding ABC transporter ATP-binding protein: MLPQHTIEVKNLSKTFGETKAVENVSFNVEKGKITGLLGPNGAGKTTTIRMINYIIPVDQGSITINNQKVSPRTQKLIGYMPEERGLYKKMKVGEQLIYLAQLKGMSVENAKTQIRYWLKRFGASDWHMKTVGELSKGMSQKIQFIATIVHDPDIYIFDEPFSGLDPINSELLKEIIIELREKGKTILFSTHRMEQVEQMCDDICLFNNGKMVLEGNLRKIKKDFGKNTVLIEFQGDGSFIDKLSDVRVNNRSTNFAEIRILDRQDPQAILKSAIEHAEIHKFELVEPSLNEIFISTVGADNIKTEQEALV; this comes from the coding sequence ATGCTGCCACAGCACACTATTGAAGTTAAAAACCTTAGTAAAACATTCGGAGAGACCAAAGCGGTAGAGAATGTCTCTTTCAACGTTGAAAAGGGGAAAATCACGGGGCTTCTTGGGCCGAACGGTGCCGGAAAAACAACTACGATCCGGATGATTAATTACATTATCCCGGTGGATCAGGGCTCCATCACCATCAACAATCAAAAAGTGAGTCCGCGCACTCAGAAACTAATCGGTTATATGCCCGAAGAGCGCGGGCTTTATAAAAAAATGAAAGTTGGTGAACAGCTCATTTACCTGGCTCAGCTCAAAGGGATGAGTGTTGAAAATGCAAAAACACAGATCCGATATTGGCTCAAGCGGTTCGGCGCATCCGACTGGCACATGAAAACCGTAGGAGAGCTCAGCAAGGGGATGAGTCAGAAAATTCAGTTCATTGCAACCATCGTTCACGATCCAGATATCTATATTTTTGATGAACCGTTTAGCGGGCTGGATCCTATCAACAGCGAGCTTTTGAAAGAGATTATCATTGAGCTTCGTGAAAAAGGAAAAACTATCCTTTTTTCAACACACCGAATGGAACAGGTTGAGCAAATGTGTGATGATATCTGCCTGTTCAATAACGGGAAAATGGTACTGGAAGGAAATCTTCGAAAAATAAAAAAGGACTTTGGAAAAAATACGGTTCTCATTGAATTCCAGGGAGATGGAAGTTTTATCGATAAACTTTCTGATGTGCGAGTCAATAACAGATCAACTAATTTCGCTGAGATAAGAATCCTGGATCGACAGGACCCGCAAGCAATTTTAAAATCAGCCATTGAGCACGCTGAGATTCATAAATTTGAACTGGTTGAACCCTCTCTGAATGAGATTTTTATTTCCACCGTTGGAGCAGATAATATCAAAACTGAACAAGAAGCATTAGTATGA
- a CDS encoding FtsX-like permease family protein: MNFTWYIARRYFKGSNRDSGFLSFIKIMAIIGVAVGSAGLLISLAIVHGFKSSINEKILGFAPHITVQPFLASEPIQRSDTLQTYLAGFEGVEQVEPVILGDVMIQSAGDISGTVLKGITPGGDLTQLHTYIIEGEYNVERNEDGLPGIVLGHSLAQEIGAVLGSRVTVFALDGLPSPLNTPEIRQYYLSGIYQTGIDRFDDNFAVADISTVRTLFGLGTRQASMMEINASNISDIRPVYATIRDGTQFPLVTENVYQTYRNIFAWIDLQEETIPLVIGVMVIVAAFNLIGTILMMVLVRVRDIGILKTMGAKSRAIRKIFLLEGFFVAVTGLVIGIGISLFFYFIQTTYNIIPLSEENYYMSTAPVEPHLIDFFIVGALTILLCTLASWLPARIAAKTDPVQVLSFGK; the protein is encoded by the coding sequence ATGAATTTTACCTGGTATATTGCCCGTCGATATTTTAAAGGGAGCAACAGAGACTCGGGTTTTCTCTCTTTTATAAAAATTATGGCGATTATTGGTGTTGCAGTTGGATCTGCCGGCTTGTTGATCTCACTGGCTATTGTGCACGGTTTTAAATCTTCTATTAACGAGAAAATTCTCGGGTTTGCACCTCACATCACGGTTCAGCCATTTCTTGCCAGCGAACCTATCCAGAGATCCGACACACTTCAAACCTATCTGGCCGGATTTGAAGGAGTTGAACAGGTTGAGCCCGTAATTCTGGGTGATGTGATGATTCAATCCGCTGGAGACATCAGCGGAACGGTTTTAAAAGGGATTACGCCGGGAGGTGATCTTACCCAGCTCCATACCTACATCATTGAGGGTGAGTACAACGTAGAACGAAATGAGGACGGGTTGCCGGGCATTGTTCTCGGGCATTCACTTGCGCAAGAGATCGGGGCTGTGCTCGGTTCCAGAGTGACGGTTTTTGCACTCGACGGACTCCCCTCGCCTTTAAACACACCTGAGATCCGTCAATACTACCTAAGCGGTATATACCAGACGGGAATTGACCGGTTTGATGATAATTTTGCTGTAGCCGACATCTCAACCGTGCGCACACTTTTCGGACTGGGTACCCGCCAGGCATCTATGATGGAGATTAACGCTTCGAACATAAGCGACATTCGTCCGGTCTATGCAACTATTCGCGACGGCACCCAGTTTCCTTTGGTGACAGAAAATGTCTATCAAACCTACCGCAATATTTTTGCCTGGATCGATTTGCAGGAAGAAACCATTCCGCTTGTGATTGGTGTGATGGTAATTGTGGCCGCATTCAACCTGATTGGCACTATTTTGATGATGGTACTTGTGAGAGTCCGGGATATTGGAATTTTAAAAACAATGGGTGCAAAAAGCCGCGCAATTCGAAAAATATTTCTGCTTGAAGGATTCTTTGTAGCTGTCACCGGATTGGTTATCGGAATTGGAATTTCTCTCTTTTTCTATTTCATACAGACTACATACAACATTATTCCGCTGTCTGAAGAAAATTATTATATGAGCACAGCACCGGTAGAACCACATCTTATCGACTTTTTTATCGTGGGTGCTTTAACAATTCTTCTCTGTACTCTCGCATCGTGGCTGCCGGCCCGTATTGCGGCCAAAACAGATCCGGTTCAGGTTCTGTCATTCGGTAAATAA
- a CDS encoding ABC transporter permease yields the protein MSWRQVFLVLKREYLTRVKSKGFIAATLLVPIGIIAIYGIGFLVIIWDSEVSYEVGIHDNSGAVVQSLVERDPQRYLDVSDVEIDTLRAMTQRGEITGYVQIDERNIEENIPLELIYTGSGGLTLLSSVRSDLRDVIREEKLLRAEVSDEIQQIFASRIGVESRRLTDAGEEQDDDTAFLSGVGFAMGFIIFIAIFSYGGYIMRGVIEEKSNRIIEVITSSVKPIELLTGKMLGVGALALTQIGIWGITIVGLGLLAAPLLSMFLANGGDAEQAMGEVAAQTDIPILTSIPTIETSLIVFFIVFFFLGYFLYSSLFAAVGSAADSETDTQQLMLPIMAPIFIAYFIMFQAVKNPDGIISVVGSLVPFFAPIVMITRIAISDVPFWELSLSIILMIVTFIGTMWLSAKIYKVGILSYGSSAGFKDILKWIRQ from the coding sequence ATGAGTTGGAGACAAGTATTTTTAGTATTGAAGCGGGAATATCTCACGCGCGTAAAAAGCAAAGGGTTCATAGCTGCTACACTTCTGGTTCCAATCGGCATTATTGCAATTTACGGAATTGGATTCCTTGTCATTATATGGGACAGTGAGGTTTCCTACGAAGTTGGTATTCATGATAACAGCGGTGCCGTGGTTCAATCTTTGGTTGAGCGCGATCCGCAGCGTTACCTTGATGTTAGCGATGTTGAAATTGATACACTTCGTGCCATGACTCAGCGGGGTGAAATCACCGGGTATGTTCAGATTGATGAACGAAATATCGAAGAGAACATACCGCTTGAGCTGATTTATACCGGTTCTGGTGGGCTTACTCTGCTTTCTTCCGTCAGAAGTGATCTTCGGGATGTGATCCGTGAAGAAAAACTCTTGCGTGCGGAGGTATCGGATGAAATACAGCAGATCTTTGCAAGTCGTATTGGTGTGGAGTCACGGCGGCTTACGGACGCCGGTGAAGAACAGGACGATGACACCGCATTTCTTTCGGGCGTAGGTTTTGCCATGGGATTCATCATATTCATCGCCATATTCAGCTACGGCGGTTACATTATGCGGGGGGTCATTGAAGAAAAATCAAACCGCATTATTGAAGTAATCACCTCTTCGGTAAAGCCGATTGAGCTTCTGACCGGGAAAATGTTGGGCGTGGGTGCACTGGCTCTCACGCAAATCGGTATTTGGGGTATCACAATCGTGGGACTTGGATTGCTCGCAGCTCCCCTGCTATCGATGTTTCTCGCGAATGGCGGCGATGCGGAGCAAGCGATGGGTGAAGTTGCCGCACAGACCGATATTCCTATTCTTACGAGTATTCCAACCATTGAAACATCGCTCATTGTATTTTTTATCGTATTCTTTTTCCTGGGTTACTTTCTCTACAGTTCGCTATTTGCAGCTGTAGGTTCTGCCGCAGATTCAGAGACGGACACTCAGCAGTTGATGCTACCCATTATGGCTCCGATATTTATCGCTTATTTTATCATGTTTCAGGCGGTAAAAAATCCTGATGGTATCATTTCAGTCGTCGGTTCCCTGGTGCCATTTTTCGCCCCAATTGTGATGATTACGCGAATTGCGATCAGTGATGTGCCGTTCTGGGAACTTAGTTTGTCTATTATTCTGATGATTGTCACCTTTATCGGCACCATGTGGCTCAGTGCGAAAATCTACAAGGTGGGAATCCTGAGTTACGGAAGCAGCGCAGGGTTTAAAGATATCCTGAAGTGGATCCGACAGTAA
- a CDS encoding 3-hydroxybutyryl-CoA dehydrogenase — translation MERVAVVGGGTMGNGIAQIFAMNGFSVTLIETRQELAEKALSTIEKNLGRMVSKEKISEEEKEATLERIESSTDTASAVKDVDLVIEAVPELYDIKKKVFQTIDENAPEHAIFASNTSSISITKLAECTGRPEQFIGMHFFNPVPVMKLVEVINGLKTDPEITDQIISLSDQLGKVAVPANDSPGFVSNRVLMPMINEAIFCVYEGVAEPEDIDSIMKLGMAHPMGPLRLADFIGLDVCLDILEVLYEGFKDPKYRPCPLLVKMVDAGKLGNKTGEGFFTY, via the coding sequence ATTGAAAGAGTTGCGGTAGTTGGAGGCGGTACGATGGGAAATGGAATCGCCCAAATATTTGCCATGAATGGATTTTCTGTTACGCTGATTGAAACGCGGCAAGAACTCGCTGAGAAAGCACTAAGTACAATTGAAAAAAACCTCGGCCGGATGGTCAGTAAAGAGAAGATCAGCGAGGAAGAAAAGGAAGCCACACTGGAGAGAATTGAATCCTCAACAGATACAGCATCGGCGGTAAAAGATGTGGATTTGGTGATTGAAGCCGTTCCTGAGCTGTATGACATCAAAAAGAAAGTTTTCCAGACGATTGATGAAAATGCACCTGAACACGCGATTTTTGCCAGTAATACATCATCTATTTCCATAACCAAACTGGCTGAATGTACCGGCAGGCCGGAGCAGTTTATCGGGATGCACTTTTTTAATCCTGTTCCGGTGATGAAACTGGTTGAAGTGATAAACGGACTGAAAACGGACCCAGAAATCACCGATCAAATTATCAGTCTGTCCGATCAGCTGGGTAAAGTTGCGGTACCGGCTAATGACTCACCAGGCTTTGTCTCAAACCGCGTGCTTATGCCGATGATCAACGAGGCGATTTTTTGTGTGTATGAAGGCGTTGCCGAGCCGGAAGATATCGACAGCATCATGAAGCTTGGGATGGCTCACCCGATGGGCCCCCTTCGCCTGGCAGATTTTATCGGCCTGGATGTATGCCTCGATATCCTGGAAGTTCTCTACGAAGGATTCAAAGACCCGAAATACCGTCCATGTCCGCTTCTCGTGAAAATGGTAGATGCTGGTAAACTCGGTAATAAAACAGGCGAGGGATTTTTTACCTATTAA
- a CDS encoding low specificity L-threonine aldolase, protein MIDLRSDTVTKPTPGMLQAMVKAEVGDDVFGEDPTVNRFEEKMAAHFGMEAGLFVPSGTMSNQLCLNVLTQPGDEVIIDELGHVFNYETGAAAHLSSIQLRPVKGTRGKLTPEQIEPAIRTTNEWDPLSRVIALENTTNKGGGACYSKEELTEIRKLADRHNLAVHLDGARIWNAMAATGIDASFFGSIADTISICFSKGLGAPVGSMMLCSREQKKKARRYRKMWGGGMRQVGLLAAAADYAVENHLPLLKKDHERARQFAETVHRSSHFNITMETVESNIVLFDTIEKSAKEWVEVFTSNGIGVVPFGQHTVRATFHFQITDDQYDQLLSTVSEL, encoded by the coding sequence ATGATCGATCTACGCAGTGATACGGTAACCAAACCCACGCCCGGTATGCTTCAGGCGATGGTGAAGGCTGAAGTGGGGGATGATGTTTTTGGTGAAGACCCCACGGTGAATCGTTTTGAAGAGAAGATGGCCGCTCATTTTGGAATGGAAGCCGGGCTGTTTGTACCAAGCGGCACGATGAGCAACCAGCTCTGCCTGAACGTTCTCACACAGCCGGGAGATGAAGTGATCATCGATGAACTGGGGCATGTATTCAATTACGAAACGGGAGCTGCTGCGCATCTTTCCTCTATTCAATTACGTCCGGTAAAAGGAACGCGCGGAAAACTCACCCCTGAGCAGATTGAACCCGCAATTCGAACCACGAATGAGTGGGATCCGCTGAGTCGGGTGATCGCTCTTGAAAATACAACGAACAAGGGTGGAGGTGCATGTTATTCCAAAGAAGAGCTTACGGAAATCAGAAAGCTCGCTGACCGGCATAATCTTGCCGTTCATCTCGACGGGGCGAGAATCTGGAATGCGATGGCTGCAACAGGAATCGATGCGTCATTTTTTGGATCCATCGCAGATACAATCTCTATCTGTTTCAGTAAAGGATTGGGAGCTCCAGTCGGTTCGATGATGCTTTGTTCCAGGGAACAAAAAAAGAAGGCACGGCGATATCGCAAAATGTGGGGAGGAGGGATGCGTCAGGTCGGTTTGCTCGCCGCCGCCGCAGATTACGCGGTAGAAAATCATCTGCCGTTACTCAAAAAAGATCATGAAAGAGCGCGGCAGTTTGCTGAAACGGTGCACCGGTCTTCGCATTTTAATATCACAATGGAAACTGTTGAGAGCAACATCGTTCTGTTTGATACCATCGAAAAGTCAGCCAAGGAGTGGGTAGAAGTGTTCACTTCAAACGGAATCGGCGTTGTACCGTTTGGACAGCATACTGTCCGGGCGACTTTCCATTTTCAAATCACGGATGATCAGTATGACCAGCTGTTAAGTACCGTTTCAGAACTTTGA
- a CDS encoding glycogen synthase yields MKITHITAECYPAAKAGGLGDVAGALPKYLNKEGHSAEVLLPFYETDWLKNVETELIYEGTFPYHSKSFPFSIHRVKKSKLGFELYLVEIPGRFDRPGIYIDPWSGHPYWDERERFFSFQIASLEWLISRQSRPDIIHCHDHHTALVPFMMKECFRFDAFRDIPSVLTIHNGEYQGRYPMDVYQSLPAFNLQNLGVLQWDEGLNCLAAGIKSSWKVTTVSRGYMKELLTFCNGLEILLQHEQEKTMGIVNGIDPEVWNPKTDPLIDTNYTTTKADVGKEKNKKALSEFFSIPGDRPLFSFIGRLVREKGADLLPDLIRSCHSQGVEASFIVLGTGDPSLHNLFKKLESEYVGYFDSRLEYNEQLAHLIYAGSDFLMMPSRVEPCGLNQFYSMRYGTIPVVRGVGGLADTVIDISHNDGYGIVFDNFNLEEFVEAVKRGVDIFGKKELFENVRKKVMKLDFSWKRSTKEYIEMYKSIIPK; encoded by the coding sequence ATGAAGATCACACACATTACAGCCGAATGCTATCCTGCAGCTAAAGCAGGTGGATTAGGCGATGTAGCCGGTGCACTACCCAAGTATTTAAATAAAGAGGGCCACAGTGCCGAAGTGCTGCTCCCGTTCTACGAAACAGACTGGCTGAAGAATGTAGAAACGGAACTGATTTATGAAGGTACATTTCCATATCACTCCAAAAGTTTTCCATTTTCAATTCACCGGGTAAAGAAATCAAAGCTTGGGTTTGAACTCTACCTGGTTGAAATCCCGGGAAGATTTGACCGGCCCGGAATTTATATTGATCCGTGGTCCGGCCATCCATACTGGGATGAACGAGAGCGTTTCTTTTCCTTTCAAATCGCCTCTCTTGAATGGTTGATTTCGCGTCAGAGCAGGCCGGATATAATTCACTGCCACGATCACCACACCGCGCTTGTACCATTTATGATGAAAGAGTGTTTTCGGTTTGATGCATTCCGTGATATACCTTCCGTTTTAACAATCCATAACGGGGAATACCAGGGGCGTTATCCGATGGATGTGTATCAGTCGCTTCCGGCATTTAATTTACAAAATTTGGGTGTTCTTCAGTGGGATGAGGGATTAAACTGTCTTGCTGCAGGGATAAAATCTTCCTGGAAAGTAACTACGGTTTCAAGGGGGTATATGAAAGAACTTCTCACCTTTTGTAACGGACTTGAAATACTGTTGCAGCACGAGCAGGAAAAAACAATGGGGATCGTAAATGGAATAGATCCTGAAGTTTGGAACCCGAAAACAGACCCGCTGATTGATACGAACTATACCACTACAAAAGCGGATGTTGGAAAAGAGAAGAATAAAAAAGCGCTCAGTGAATTCTTTTCGATTCCGGGTGACCGCCCGCTTTTTTCGTTTATCGGGCGCCTGGTTCGCGAGAAAGGTGCTGATTTACTCCCCGATTTGATACGATCGTGCCACAGCCAGGGTGTGGAAGCTTCGTTTATTGTTTTGGGAACGGGCGACCCATCTCTGCACAATTTATTTAAGAAACTCGAAAGTGAATATGTTGGTTATTTTGATTCAAGGCTAGAATACAATGAACAACTCGCTCATTTAATTTATGCGGGAAGCGATTTTCTGATGATGCCGTCAAGGGTAGAACCGTGCGGGCTTAACCAGTTTTACTCTATGAGATACGGAACAATTCCCGTAGTTCGTGGAGTAGGCGGCCTTGCTGATACTGTAATCGATATTTCCCACAATGACGGTTACGGAATTGTGTTTGACAATTTTAATTTAGAAGAGTTTGTTGAAGCAGTAAAAAGAGGAGTTGATATATTTGGGAAAAAAGAGTTGTTTGAAAACGTACGAAAGAAAGTGATGAAACTCGATTTTTCCTGGAAACGTTCTACGAAAGAATATATTGAGATGTACAAATCCATAATCCCGAAATAA
- a CDS encoding penicillin acylase family protein — protein sequence MRLFFKLSLFFIILFVGIASIAVYHTFYNQLPDHTGTINIDGITQPADVHWDPYGVPYIYAETDDDLYFTMGYLHAQDRLWQLTLSQLMAEGRFAEFLGEEFLEIDIHQRTLGIWRTAQKIEQETPDEILSVLQRYADGINAYTEKYPRKKPVELTLLGLDPPRWTPAHSIAVSRLMAWDQNMHWKSEISLALIAESIGGNRLQQLFPDADAPVLSHNHNPDNSLQDIFKPFIDREIRVRRQLQKEGSAVGSNAWAVNGDRSYSGLPILAGDPHMGLSMPGFWYEVSQNSPGLSITGATIPGAPFVVLGQNQDLAWSITNMMADDTDFFLMQSNPQNPSEYLADSLNGEAVYNTFTWQQEIIEINGSDDYLLRIPHTIHGPLINSVHPDSEIIGTQPVAMRWAGHEISHELGAFYEMNRASDLDEFLNALSEFGSPAMNFIYADREDNIALIGAGNLPIRSDEAYMFRDGWNSEHRWEEWIPFDELPREINPDRGFVAHANNKVAAETYPYYIGRFWANPSRISRIEYLLNENESANAETMQQIQNDIYSEHAEIILEIIIPLLRSAQMNNEFSDVLTYFENWDYNYSVNSTAATIFDLFFLYLSELILKRDIPEELYEGLVRLEYIPVQMVTHILSDGSSFFNVVEEANIAFRNETVRSAMQQTIDQLSRELGPESFEWRWESVHTLNLKPPLLGEISEHPDTPAALRLIVNNLLSSGPHPAAGHGMTINKAEYSWNDPFSVILGPSIRRIIDFNSPSRSLSVLPTGQSGHALSANYGDQTDLWLDGRYRSIYTDSTFFNEINYRTMTLQPGNRR from the coding sequence ATGAGGTTATTTTTTAAGTTATCTCTGTTTTTTATCATTCTGTTTGTAGGAATTGCTTCGATTGCAGTATACCATACATTTTATAATCAGCTTCCCGATCACACGGGTACCATAAACATAGATGGAATAACCCAGCCGGCAGACGTGCACTGGGACCCGTACGGAGTTCCATATATTTACGCCGAAACGGATGACGACCTCTATTTTACGATGGGCTATCTTCATGCCCAGGATCGGCTATGGCAGCTCACCTTGTCTCAACTGATGGCCGAGGGACGATTTGCTGAGTTTCTCGGTGAAGAATTTCTGGAGATTGATATTCATCAGCGAACCTTAGGAATCTGGCGGACAGCACAGAAAATAGAGCAAGAAACACCCGACGAGATCCTATCCGTTTTGCAGCGGTATGCTGACGGTATCAATGCCTACACGGAAAAATATCCCCGAAAAAAACCGGTTGAACTAACCCTCCTCGGACTTGACCCGCCCCGGTGGACACCTGCTCACTCCATCGCTGTTTCCCGCTTAATGGCATGGGATCAGAACATGCACTGGAAGAGTGAAATCAGCCTTGCATTAATTGCAGAATCAATTGGCGGCAATAGATTACAACAACTATTTCCTGACGCTGATGCTCCTGTTTTATCTCATAATCACAACCCAGACAACTCATTACAAGATATATTTAAACCTTTTATAGATCGTGAAATCCGTGTGAGGCGTCAGCTGCAAAAAGAGGGTTCTGCTGTCGGAAGCAATGCATGGGCCGTAAATGGTGATCGTTCCTATTCCGGTTTGCCGATACTTGCCGGCGATCCGCATATGGGGCTGAGTATGCCCGGATTTTGGTATGAAGTCAGCCAGAACTCCCCCGGACTTTCGATTACGGGGGCAACCATCCCCGGGGCTCCTTTTGTGGTATTGGGTCAGAATCAAGATCTTGCCTGGAGTATCACAAATATGATGGCTGACGATACAGATTTCTTTCTGATGCAAAGTAATCCCCAAAATCCGTCAGAATACCTGGCTGATAGTTTAAACGGTGAGGCTGTCTACAACACATTCACCTGGCAGCAGGAAATTATTGAAATAAATGGCTCTGATGATTATCTGCTTCGGATTCCACACACAATTCACGGACCACTTATCAATTCAGTTCATCCTGACAGCGAAATCATCGGAACGCAGCCGGTTGCAATGCGATGGGCCGGGCACGAGATCAGCCATGAGCTGGGTGCTTTCTACGAGATGAATCGAGCGTCAGATTTAGATGAATTCTTGAATGCATTGAGTGAATTCGGTTCACCTGCTATGAACTTTATTTACGCCGACCGGGAAGATAACATTGCCCTTATTGGTGCTGGCAATTTGCCGATTCGCAGCGATGAGGCGTATATGTTCCGGGATGGATGGAATTCGGAACATCGCTGGGAAGAATGGATTCCATTCGATGAACTTCCCCGCGAAATCAATCCGGACAGGGGCTTTGTTGCCCACGCGAATAACAAAGTAGCGGCAGAAACATACCCATATTACATTGGGCGGTTTTGGGCAAATCCATCCAGAATTAGCCGGATTGAATACCTGCTGAATGAAAATGAATCCGCAAATGCCGAAACGATGCAGCAAATTCAGAATGATATTTACTCTGAGCACGCTGAAATCATTCTGGAAATCATCATTCCGTTGCTCCGGTCAGCTCAAATGAATAATGAGTTCAGTGATGTGCTTACTTATTTCGAAAATTGGGATTATAACTACAGTGTAAACTCAACTGCCGCCACTATTTTCGACCTCTTTTTTCTTTACCTTTCCGAACTTATCCTGAAGAGAGATATTCCGGAAGAACTGTATGAAGGGCTTGTGAGGCTTGAGTATATACCTGTTCAGATGGTGACACATATTTTGTCTGATGGCAGCTCCTTTTTTAATGTTGTGGAGGAAGCGAATATCGCTTTCAGAAATGAAACCGTTCGTTCAGCAATGCAGCAGACGATAGATCAGCTTTCCCGGGAATTAGGCCCGGAATCATTTGAATGGCGTTGGGAATCGGTTCATACATTGAATTTAAAACCACCCCTGCTCGGTGAAATCTCCGAACATCCTGATACACCTGCAGCTCTAAGATTAATCGTAAACAATCTGTTAAGCAGCGGCCCGCACCCGGCTGCCGGACACGGAATGACGATCAATAAAGCAGAATACAGCTGGAACGATCCCTTTTCCGTGATTCTCGGTCCATCCATCCGCAGAATTATTGATTTTAATTCACCCTCTCGTTCATTATCCGTTCTGCCAACCGGGCAGTCAGGCCATGCATTGTCAGCAAATTACGGAGATCAGACCGATCTATGGCTTGATGGTCGTTACAGAAGTATTTATACAGACAGCACATTTTTCAACGAAATCAATTACCGAACGATGACGTTACAACCGGGTAACCGTCGGTAA